One Vallitalea pronyensis genomic region harbors:
- a CDS encoding DUF6188 family protein: protein MYNFTLDQFIHKKVIEINDRYPLFIFEENVTLMIECSWRLRDNETIVVGCSEYNSKETHKKTHKKLLDLLKGQAIQHIECIPPVSDLLIHFSNGLYLELFSNSTEYESWTLADEKGFQLVSAPGGKVCFFE, encoded by the coding sequence ATGTATAATTTTACTCTAGATCAATTTATCCATAAAAAAGTCATCGAGATAAACGATAGGTATCCCCTTTTCATTTTTGAGGAAAATGTCACGTTAATGATTGAGTGTTCTTGGCGACTAAGAGATAACGAAACCATTGTAGTAGGTTGTAGCGAATACAATTCAAAAGAAACCCATAAAAAAACACATAAGAAATTACTTGACTTATTAAAGGGACAAGCTATTCAACATATAGAATGTATTCCTCCAGTATCCGATTTGCTTATTCATTTTAGTAATGGATTATACCTTGAATTATTTAGTAATAGCACTGAGTATGAAAGTTGGACTCTAGCCGATGAAAAAGGTTTTCAACTTGTATCTGCACCAGGAGGAAAAGTTTGTTTTTTTGAATAG
- a CDS encoding cupin domain-containing protein, with protein sequence MSIIYKVFLPYVFPYWVPIPYNMHEPYATPYSVNTQAYNRYNRRGFRRIKDYGPEPFVVNIDEATMDNNTFRSTLWTGENLQVSLMSINVGEDIGLEIHPTVDQFIRVEQGEALVEIGDRKDMLSFQEEVYDDYAIMIPAGKWHNVTNIGNSPLKVYTIYAPPEHPRDTIHRTKADAEAAEENHGHY encoded by the coding sequence ATGAGCATCATATATAAAGTTTTTTTACCCTATGTATTTCCTTACTGGGTTCCCATTCCATATAATATGCATGAACCATATGCTACTCCTTACTCGGTCAATACACAAGCATATAACAGATACAATAGAAGAGGATTTAGGCGCATTAAAGATTATGGCCCAGAACCATTTGTTGTTAACATTGATGAAGCTACTATGGATAATAATACTTTCCGTTCCACATTATGGACAGGTGAAAACCTTCAAGTTTCATTAATGAGTATTAACGTAGGCGAGGACATTGGTTTAGAAATTCATCCTACAGTTGACCAATTTATACGTGTTGAACAAGGTGAAGCGCTTGTTGAAATAGGTGACCGTAAAGATATGTTATCTTTTCAAGAAGAAGTCTATGATGACTATGCTATTATGATACCCGCTGGAAAATGGCACAATGTAACAAATATCGGTAACAGTCCACTCAAAGTGTACACAATCTATGCACCACCTGAACATCCACGTGATACAATTCATAGAACCAAAGCAGATGCTGAAGCCGCTGAAGAAAACCATGGCCATTATTAA
- a CDS encoding GNAT family N-acetyltransferase, whose translation MKVIHTDGHHEYFLKLVKLLDEDLYKRYGELQKTYNAYNKLDKINDVVIIEKDGIAVACGAFKAYNTTKVELKRLFVREAYRKQGLAKLIIQELETLAKEKGFLYMILETGDKQDEAIKLYHKLGYEVTDNYPPYVGNNNSLCMIKTL comes from the coding sequence TTGAAAGTAATACATACAGACGGTCATCATGAATATTTTTTAAAACTTGTTAAGTTGTTAGATGAGGATCTTTACAAGCGATATGGTGAGCTTCAAAAAACGTATAATGCGTATAACAAATTAGATAAGATTAACGATGTGGTTATTATAGAGAAAGATGGAATAGCCGTAGCATGTGGTGCATTTAAGGCATATAACACAACGAAAGTGGAGTTAAAACGGTTATTTGTAAGAGAAGCATATCGTAAACAGGGCTTAGCCAAATTAATCATTCAAGAATTAGAAACATTGGCCAAGGAAAAAGGTTTCTTATACATGATTTTAGAAACAGGCGATAAACAAGATGAAGCTATTAAATTGTATCATAAGCTTGGTTATGAAGTAACAGACAATTATCCTCCCTATGTGGGAAATAACAATAGCCTATGTATGATAAAAACGCTGTAA
- a CDS encoding helix-turn-helix domain-containing protein — MSLGQRIQQLRKSKGLSQEELAEKLNVSRQSISKWELDNSIPELNKIVLMSEFFLVSTDYLLKESEHTNNDSDNNYTTAKILFITSIFFIAVGLLIAIGGWDANQELESIAVGMIIQIVGIAALFIGKAICSSVHIPVIIVMANIALFIFIPISIITDLIKGYPIRPYPSNPPEIKLFVLLYGIVLLLSIIITVTIKHNITNHKRI, encoded by the coding sequence ATGAGTTTAGGACAAAGAATACAACAACTCAGAAAATCTAAGGGCTTGTCACAAGAGGAACTAGCAGAAAAATTGAATGTATCTCGTCAGTCTATTTCTAAATGGGAATTGGACAATTCAATCCCAGAATTAAATAAAATAGTTTTAATGAGCGAGTTTTTTTTGGTATCAACAGATTACTTATTAAAAGAATCTGAGCACACGAATAACGATTCAGATAACAATTACACTACGGCAAAAATTCTTTTTATTACTTCGATATTCTTTATTGCAGTTGGGTTATTAATTGCTATAGGGGGATGGGATGCGAATCAAGAACTTGAATCCATTGCGGTTGGAATGATTATCCAGATTGTTGGTATTGCAGCATTATTTATTGGCAAAGCAATTTGTTCATCAGTACATATACCCGTTATTATTGTAATGGCGAATATTGCATTGTTTATCTTTATACCAATATCAATAATTACTGATTTAATAAAAGGCTACCCCATCCGCCCATATCCATCTAATCCACCTGAAATAAAATTATTTGTTTTATTATATGGCATTGTATTACTATTGAGTATCATAATAACTGTTACCATTAAACATAATATAACAAATCACAAACGTATTTAA
- a CDS encoding alpha/beta fold hydrolase: protein MSYARKFQSQLEKNFVVVNWDQRGSGKSYAFNIDDNTMTQKQLEKDTVALIDYLCHRFNKEKVYVVGHSWGTVLGIETIQSVPEKVIAYVGIGQVVDDIDGERLSYEYVLQKATEEQNEKALTELEELGEPPYKDSRKDTFVQRKWLKKYGGFEIEVITVNEIIKGSLLSPEYSWIDGIKFLLGNLYSIDTLFMNREKADFRKKYTTFEVPVYFCAGRYDYNTPSTLIEEYYHMIKAPRKEFYWFEESAHEPHLVEKEKFSDIMLEIHDETIK, encoded by the coding sequence ATAAGTTATGCTAGGAAATTTCAAAGTCAGTTGGAAAAGAACTTTGTTGTAGTCAATTGGGACCAACGTGGGTCAGGTAAATCGTATGCATTTAATATTGATGATAATACAATGACTCAAAAACAGTTAGAAAAAGATACAGTCGCACTTATAGATTATTTATGTCATAGATTTAATAAAGAAAAAGTATATGTAGTGGGGCATTCATGGGGAACGGTACTGGGAATAGAAACGATTCAAAGTGTACCAGAAAAGGTTATAGCTTATGTTGGTATAGGACAAGTAGTCGATGATATTGATGGAGAAAGGTTATCTTATGAATATGTATTACAAAAAGCAACTGAGGAACAGAATGAGAAGGCATTAACTGAACTAGAAGAGCTAGGAGAACCGCCATATAAAGATAGTAGAAAAGATACATTTGTTCAAAGGAAATGGTTAAAGAAATATGGTGGGTTTGAAATAGAAGTTATTACAGTAAATGAAATAATTAAAGGTAGTTTACTATCACCAGAATATTCATGGATAGATGGTATTAAATTCTTATTAGGTAATTTGTATTCAATCGATACATTATTTATGAACAGAGAAAAAGCAGACTTTAGAAAAAAATATACTACCTTTGAGGTACCCGTTTATTTTTGTGCTGGGAGATATGACTATAATACACCATCAACACTTATAGAGGAATATTATCATATGATAAAAGCACCAAGGAAGGAGTTTTACTGGTTTGAAGAGTCAGCTCATGAACCGCATTTAGTAGAAAAAGAAAAATTCTCAGACATAATGTTAGAAATTCATGATGAAACAATAAAGTAA
- a CDS encoding winged helix-turn-helix transcriptional regulator: MILNGNFEANTEPFEYTLSLIGGKWKMRILFLLLLRKVLRYGELRRLLNGITHKMLSKQLNDLQNDGLIIRKEYPQIPPKVEYSLSSKGLSLMPILTEMCKWGQPYINDNANI, translated from the coding sequence ATCATTTTAAATGGAAATTTTGAAGCTAATACTGAACCCTTTGAATATACATTATCATTGATCGGAGGAAAATGGAAAATGAGAATCCTTTTCTTATTATTACTTCGTAAGGTTTTACGCTATGGGGAGTTAAGAAGATTGTTAAATGGAATAACACATAAAATGCTAAGTAAGCAGTTGAATGATTTACAAAATGATGGTTTAATTATTCGCAAGGAATATCCTCAAATACCTCCAAAAGTAGAATATTCCCTTTCTTCTAAAGGTCTTTCCCTTATGCCTATTTTAACAGAAATGTGCAAATGGGGGCAGCCGTACATCAATGATAATGCGAATATATAG
- a CDS encoding NUDIX domain-containing protein, which yields MIKLRTCATAFIFNSDKVLMMKRDEKRAFAPGIWAAIGGHLEQEELNLPKVACLREIEEETGLREEHLSNLELKYIVFRRHDLEMRIQYIYFGHTDKTNVIECNEGELYWVDVCGDLFQKKMTFTTRTTLEHYFKNKKNKKDNKIILGSVTTKNNVPIMNWQHIDDWRGESLLG from the coding sequence ATGATAAAATTAAGAACATGTGCTACAGCATTCATTTTTAATTCTGACAAGGTGCTTATGATGAAAAGAGATGAGAAAAGAGCATTTGCACCCGGTATATGGGCAGCAATTGGAGGTCATCTAGAGCAAGAAGAATTGAACTTACCCAAAGTTGCTTGTTTACGTGAGATTGAAGAAGAAACTGGATTACGTGAAGAACATTTATCAAATCTGGAACTTAAATATATTGTATTTAGGAGACATGATTTAGAAATGCGAATACAATATATTTATTTTGGTCATACAGATAAAACTAATGTTATAGAGTGTAATGAGGGTGAATTATATTGGGTTGATGTATGTGGTGATTTATTCCAGAAAAAGATGACATTTACTACAAGAACGACCTTAGAGCATTATTTTAAGAACAAGAAGAACAAAAAGGATAATAAGATTATTCTTGGATCAGTTACGACTAAAAACAATGTTCCTATAATGAACTGGCAGCATATAGATGATTGGCGTGGAGAAAGTTTACTAGGTTGA
- a CDS encoding VOC family protein has product MVGVEIDMVVTESLKALELYEKIFDIKRVEVSNLPKGENEVIFTLYGVHFHMLDENPKFGLNAPNPERPNTIWFNILVPDIKETFSKAISLGCIEVQSVIDIPDYGVSNAIFTDAFGYQWMLHQIHKEVSHEERIRLWEEKKGL; this is encoded by the coding sequence ATGGTTGGCGTAGAAATTGATATGGTTGTTACAGAGAGTTTGAAAGCATTGGAATTATACGAAAAAATATTTGATATCAAGCGTGTTGAGGTTTCAAATTTACCCAAAGGTGAAAACGAAGTTATTTTTACCTTATACGGAGTACACTTTCATATGTTGGATGAAAACCCGAAGTTTGGGTTGAATGCGCCAAACCCAGAAAGGCCCAATACAATTTGGTTTAACATCCTAGTCCCAGACATTAAAGAAACATTTTCAAAAGCAATAAGTTTGGGCTGCATAGAGGTACAATCAGTGATTGATATACCTGATTATGGAGTTTCTAATGCCATATTTACTGACGCTTTCGGCTATCAATGGATGCTGCATCAAATACATAAAGAAGTGAGTCATGAAGAACGCATACGACTTTGGGAAGAAAAAAAGGGATTGTAG
- a CDS encoding phosphotransferase family protein, translated as MRKAMKLYRMEEKAVFKIGEGETSEVFSIGGGKVVKLIKKDMYDVNEFESEYKIAKFMGETADFTPKVFDKVYLDSRHGYTMEEISGSLFQDVIDKNPENFSHYAKHFGSAHRKLHNKKISQELESLSYVNEFMREFLNRNQSLPTEINTWLKELLEEIPNKISLLHGDFMPYNIMCQDENLIVIDWAEPSIGSSLHDVARTINFIVDTTSFPKSIMTKNSTAFVKAYLEGYYPDGKVEKDLLHKSFLINAASEIAWAERSGQWDAYSEYLKQLIIENFESNQSIYIDSFKHF; from the coding sequence ATGAGAAAGGCAATGAAATTGTATAGAATGGAGGAGAAAGCTGTGTTCAAAATTGGAGAAGGAGAAACATCTGAGGTCTTTAGCATTGGAGGAGGAAAAGTAGTAAAGCTTATTAAAAAGGACATGTATGATGTAAATGAGTTTGAATCAGAATATAAAATAGCTAAATTTATGGGAGAAACAGCTGATTTTACTCCTAAGGTTTTTGATAAGGTATATTTAGATTCAAGGCATGGCTATACAATGGAAGAAATTTCTGGAAGTCTGTTTCAAGATGTAATTGATAAGAATCCTGAAAATTTTAGTCACTATGCCAAGCATTTTGGAAGTGCTCATAGAAAGTTACATAATAAAAAAATCTCTCAAGAACTGGAAAGTCTAAGTTATGTCAATGAATTTATGAGAGAATTTTTAAATAGGAATCAGTCGCTGCCCACAGAGATCAATACATGGCTTAAAGAGTTATTGGAGGAAATACCAAATAAAATTTCTTTGTTGCATGGGGATTTTATGCCATACAACATAATGTGTCAAGATGAAAATCTCATAGTTATTGACTGGGCTGAGCCTTCCATAGGATCATCATTACATGATGTTGCACGGACTATTAATTTTATAGTTGATACAACGAGTTTCCCAAAATCTATAATGACAAAGAATTCAACTGCTTTTGTGAAAGCATATCTAGAAGGGTATTATCCAGATGGCAAAGTGGAAAAAGACCTATTGCATAAGTCCTTCTTAATCAATGCAGCTTCCGAAATCGCTTGGGCTGAGCGTAGTGGACAATGGGATGCGTACTCTGAATACTTGAAGCAATTAATCATTGAAAATTTTGAATCAAACCAAAGCATTTATATTGATTCGTTCAAGCATTTCTAA
- a CDS encoding flavodoxin family protein, with the protein MNKNILVVTGSPRKGGNSDILADSFITQVQERGFSVQKYEAAFHNILPCKACNACWSKDHPCFFNDDFNVFSTMLEAADVIVFVTPLYWYGFSAQIKLAIDKFYAYEVPQCPKPLKIKESAFIVCGSNPSEQGYQGIIQSYKDICAFTGWKNRGVLVVPGVTEKGDVRKKNYLEKVKKLCDNFKSSTEEVE; encoded by the coding sequence ATGAACAAAAATATACTTGTAGTAACAGGAAGCCCGAGAAAAGGTGGAAATAGCGATATACTGGCCGATAGTTTTATCACACAGGTTCAAGAAAGAGGATTTAGCGTTCAAAAATACGAGGCTGCTTTTCATAACATTCTGCCTTGCAAAGCATGTAATGCATGTTGGAGTAAAGATCATCCTTGTTTTTTTAACGATGACTTTAACGTATTTTCGACTATGTTAGAAGCAGCTGATGTAATAGTTTTTGTCACCCCCTTATATTGGTATGGGTTTTCTGCACAAATAAAACTTGCTATTGATAAATTTTACGCCTATGAAGTTCCTCAATGCCCAAAACCACTTAAGATTAAAGAAAGTGCATTTATTGTATGTGGATCAAATCCTAGTGAACAAGGTTATCAAGGTATTATCCAAAGCTACAAGGATATATGTGCCTTCACTGGTTGGAAAAATCGAGGTGTTTTAGTTGTGCCAGGAGTAACAGAAAAAGGTGATGTACGTAAGAAAAATTATTTAGAAAAAGTGAAAAAGTTGTGTGATAACTTTAAAAGTTCCACAGAAGAAGTAGAATAG
- a CDS encoding HIT family protein, with product MYVKELSENDKKDLIQRGLKIRELQENNICFGCHNFEHGDIFPDDGLIFYEDEKVRCQFEKYPRATGQTIIVSKEHYEDISEMPLDLGVHILKISDAIIKLHKEIIGAVKVYMCTICDGKRNHLHFQLLPRLKGEPIGYGNFVREEGILMDYHETVELYKQRMKEMIQ from the coding sequence TTGTATGTTAAAGAGCTATCAGAAAATGATAAGAAAGACCTAATACAAAGGGGTTTAAAAATAAGGGAATTACAAGAAAATAACATATGCTTTGGGTGTCATAATTTTGAACATGGAGATATATTTCCTGATGATGGATTAATTTTCTATGAAGATGAAAAAGTAAGGTGTCAATTTGAAAAATACCCTAGAGCCACGGGACAGACGATTATAGTTTCAAAAGAACATTATGAAGATATCTCTGAAATGCCACTTGACTTAGGTGTACATATATTAAAAATATCAGATGCGATCATTAAACTTCATAAAGAAATTATAGGTGCAGTAAAAGTATATATGTGCACCATATGTGATGGTAAAAGAAATCATTTACATTTTCAACTTTTACCTCGATTAAAGGGAGAGCCCATAGGCTATGGAAATTTTGTCAGAGAAGAAGGCATTCTTATGGATTATCATGAAACAGTAGAACTTTATAAACAGCGAATGAAAGAAATGATACAATAA
- a CDS encoding nuclear transport factor 2 family protein produces MDEKLQIKSIIDLYIKGSRTGDSSLLKSLFAENAIMSGDLPDVKLEISSPNSFFETIDGKIADESYECEITEINVVEDIAWATLKENNLLGLNFINNFQFQRSENEWKIISKLFTSWVSST; encoded by the coding sequence ATGGACGAAAAATTACAAATTAAAAGTATTATAGATCTATACATAAAAGGTAGTCGTACAGGAGATTCATCGTTACTTAAAAGCCTTTTTGCTGAGAATGCTATAATGAGTGGTGATTTGCCTGATGTAAAATTAGAAATTAGTTCACCGAATAGTTTTTTTGAAACCATAGATGGTAAAATTGCTGATGAATCATATGAATGCGAAATTACTGAAATAAATGTAGTAGAAGATATTGCATGGGCAACTTTGAAGGAAAATAACTTATTAGGACTTAACTTCATAAATAATTTTCAATTTCAGAGAAGTGAAAATGAGTGGAAGATCATTTCTAAATTATTTACTTCATGGGTATCGTCAACATAA